Proteins from one Streptosporangium becharense genomic window:
- a CDS encoding glycoside hydrolase family 3 protein: MNEPFRDATLPLAVRVADLQSRLTLQEKIGLLHQYQAPVERLGVGAFRTGTEALHGLAWLGPATVFPQAIGLASTWDPELVRRVGEATSDEALAFHHKDPAGAGRNVWAPVVNPLRDPRWGRNEEGYSEDPWLTGVMATAYASGLRGSDPTVLKTAPTLKHFLGYNNETDRCVTSSNLPPRVLHEYELPAYRPALESGAAVAVMPSYNLVNGRPAHLSPLIGEVLRRWAPDDVLVVSDAYAPANFTGLQAYYDDLPEAYAHAIKAGLDSFTQDDDRTEATLGHIREALERGLIGEADIDAAVRHTLSIRFRLGEFDPATPYDDVTEAVVNCLEHQELAREAARRSIVLLRNDGILPLAPSVRRIAVIGQLGDTLMEDWYSGTLPYAVTARAGLAERCETVFCEGVDRLTLSVDGGHVVADPDGGPLGVGAEPDLFDLFDWGGGAYALRAVATGRYLSVDEAGVLVNDQPGPNGWEVRQTFRMEDRPRGTLALRHISTGRYLALDGGAFRLVDDADAATWLTMERVVSGAEAAAALAATADVAVVVVGDHPLVNGRETEDRLDLALPAAQEAVVRAVRAANPATVMVISSGYPVTWADEDIPAVLWSSHGGQEYGHALAEVLFGDADPEGRLTQTWYRSACELPDLLDYDIIAADATYQYYRGTPLHPFGHGLSYTTFDYTDLAVSVEDGRLTASATVANTGSRAGAEVVQIYTRQRRSRVKQALRRLRGFVRIRLAPGESTRITWSLDLRELAFWDVTRNRFVVEDAPHKIMIGRSAHDIRLCAPFHVDGEEIPPRAAFAGPIAAVDHDEYDSVAFVDASRVAGDAVRSGAEGAWILFRSLDFGARAASCAVTATGVEGGVVTLRLDDPLYGPVVGDLPIPRGGRYDLTEVRTALADVRGVHDLYLVFENAGITVATVGFDEAG; encoded by the coding sequence ATGAACGAACCCTTCCGCGACGCGACGCTCCCGCTCGCCGTGCGCGTCGCCGACCTGCAGAGCAGGCTCACCCTCCAGGAGAAGATCGGCCTGCTGCACCAGTACCAGGCGCCGGTCGAGCGCCTCGGAGTCGGCGCGTTCCGCACCGGCACCGAGGCGCTGCACGGCCTGGCCTGGCTCGGCCCGGCGACGGTGTTCCCGCAGGCGATCGGCCTGGCCAGCACCTGGGACCCGGAGCTCGTCAGGCGCGTGGGCGAGGCCACGAGCGACGAGGCCCTGGCCTTCCACCACAAGGACCCCGCCGGGGCCGGACGCAACGTCTGGGCCCCCGTGGTCAACCCGCTGCGCGACCCCCGGTGGGGGCGGAACGAGGAGGGCTACTCCGAGGACCCGTGGCTGACCGGCGTCATGGCGACGGCGTACGCCTCCGGCCTTCGTGGGAGCGATCCCACAGTGTTGAAGACCGCCCCCACGCTCAAGCACTTCCTCGGCTACAACAACGAGACCGACCGCTGCGTCACCTCCAGCAACCTGCCGCCCCGGGTGCTGCACGAGTACGAGCTGCCGGCCTACCGCCCCGCGCTGGAGAGCGGCGCCGCGGTGGCCGTGATGCCGTCGTACAACCTGGTCAACGGCCGTCCCGCGCACCTGAGCCCGCTGATCGGCGAGGTGCTGCGGCGGTGGGCGCCCGACGACGTGCTGGTGGTCAGCGACGCCTACGCACCCGCCAACTTCACCGGCCTGCAGGCCTACTACGACGACCTCCCCGAGGCGTACGCCCACGCGATCAAGGCCGGGCTCGACAGCTTCACCCAGGACGACGACCGGACCGAGGCCACCCTCGGCCACATCCGCGAGGCGCTGGAGCGTGGCCTGATCGGCGAGGCGGACATCGACGCCGCCGTCCGGCACACGCTGTCGATCCGGTTCCGGCTGGGCGAGTTCGACCCCGCCACCCCCTACGACGACGTCACCGAGGCGGTCGTCAACTGTCTCGAGCACCAGGAACTGGCCCGCGAGGCGGCCCGCCGCTCGATCGTGCTGCTGCGCAACGACGGCATCCTCCCGCTGGCGCCGTCCGTGCGCAGGATCGCGGTCATCGGCCAGCTCGGCGACACGCTGATGGAGGACTGGTACTCGGGCACCCTCCCGTACGCCGTCACCGCGCGCGCCGGACTCGCCGAGCGGTGCGAGACCGTGTTCTGCGAGGGCGTCGACCGGCTCACCCTGTCGGTGGACGGCGGCCACGTCGTCGCCGACCCCGACGGCGGCCCGCTGGGGGTCGGCGCCGAACCCGACCTGTTCGACCTGTTCGACTGGGGCGGCGGCGCCTACGCGCTGCGCGCGGTCGCGACCGGCCGCTACCTGTCGGTCGACGAGGCGGGCGTGCTGGTCAACGACCAGCCCGGCCCCAACGGCTGGGAGGTGCGCCAGACCTTCCGGATGGAGGACCGGCCGCGCGGCACCCTGGCGCTGCGGCACATCTCCACCGGCCGCTACCTCGCGCTGGACGGCGGAGCCTTCCGCCTGGTCGACGACGCCGACGCCGCCACCTGGCTCACCATGGAGCGGGTCGTCTCCGGCGCCGAGGCCGCCGCCGCCCTCGCCGCGACCGCCGATGTGGCCGTGGTGGTCGTCGGCGACCACCCGCTCGTCAACGGCCGCGAGACCGAGGACCGCCTCGACCTGGCACTGCCCGCCGCGCAGGAGGCGGTGGTGCGGGCCGTGCGCGCGGCCAACCCCGCGACCGTCATGGTGATCAGCAGCGGCTACCCGGTCACCTGGGCCGACGAGGACATCCCCGCGGTGCTGTGGTCCTCGCACGGCGGCCAGGAGTACGGCCACGCGCTGGCCGAGGTGCTGTTCGGCGACGCCGACCCCGAGGGGCGGCTCACCCAGACCTGGTACCGCTCGGCGTGCGAGCTGCCCGACCTGCTCGACTACGACATCATCGCCGCCGACGCGACCTACCAGTACTACCGGGGCACCCCGCTCCACCCCTTCGGCCACGGCCTGAGCTACACCACCTTCGACTACACCGACCTGGCGGTGTCGGTGGAGGACGGCCGGCTGACCGCCTCCGCCACCGTCGCCAACACCGGGTCCCGCGCCGGGGCGGAGGTCGTGCAGATCTACACCCGCCAGCGCCGGTCCCGGGTCAAGCAGGCGCTGCGCCGCCTGCGGGGCTTCGTCCGGATCCGGCTCGCCCCCGGCGAGAGCACCCGGATCACCTGGAGCCTCGACCTCCGCGAGCTGGCCTTCTGGGACGTCACCAGGAACCGGTTCGTCGTCGAGGACGCGCCTCACAAGATCATGATCGGCCGCTCCGCCCACGACATCCGGTTGTGCGCGCCTTTCCACGTCGACGGGGAGGAGATCCCGCCGCGGGCGGCCTTCGCCGGGCCGATCGCCGCGGTCGACCACGACGAGTACGACTCGGTGGCGTTCGTGGACGCCTCCCGGGTCGCCGGTGACGCCGTCCGCTCCGGCGCGGAGGGGGCGTGGATCCTGTTCCGCTCCCTCGATTTCGGAGCCCGGGCCGCCTCCTGCGCCGTCACCGCGACCGGCGTCGAGGG
- a CDS encoding ROK family transcriptional regulator, with product MITSTTDPRPADFADVRATNLAVVLRFVREHAPCSRADIAASTGLNKATVSSLVADLIDRRLVRETGLTENRVGRPATMLVLDGSPYAAIGIEVNVDYVTAVAVDLSGRRLLSWRRSFPGATSAPGQAVAAVAGIVRRVVNRMAKEERQVLGVTVGVPGLVGLDGTVRIAPNLGWRDADLCGDLTKALRDPGFPVQVDNDANLAALAEHRFGPQAGTADLVYLTGEIGVGAGVILDGRLRRGGQGFGGEIGHLQLDPLGAECRCGRLGCLEAVAGIGAVLEQAALSPADVEAELEEVVRLARDGDPRTLTILKNVGHSLGKGVALAANLLNPEVVILGGYYVPLAPWLLPAVEAEMRGRMIAPDAGGCRVVASTLGYDAAALGGAARVLDSVDSGRLPRIS from the coding sequence TTGATCACATCTACGACCGACCCGCGGCCCGCGGACTTCGCCGACGTGCGGGCCACGAACCTCGCCGTCGTGCTGAGGTTCGTGCGTGAGCACGCGCCGTGCTCGCGGGCCGACATCGCGGCGTCCACCGGTCTCAACAAGGCGACCGTCTCCAGCCTGGTCGCCGATCTCATCGACCGCCGGCTGGTCCGGGAGACCGGCCTGACCGAGAACCGGGTCGGCCGTCCCGCCACGATGCTCGTGCTCGACGGCTCGCCGTACGCGGCGATCGGCATCGAGGTGAACGTCGACTACGTCACCGCTGTCGCGGTGGACCTGTCGGGACGGCGCCTGCTCTCCTGGCGCCGCTCCTTCCCCGGCGCCACCAGTGCGCCGGGCCAGGCCGTCGCGGCCGTCGCCGGGATCGTCCGCCGGGTGGTCAACCGCATGGCCAAGGAGGAGCGGCAGGTCCTCGGGGTGACCGTGGGCGTGCCGGGGCTGGTCGGCCTCGACGGTACCGTGCGCATCGCCCCCAACCTGGGCTGGCGCGACGCCGACCTGTGCGGAGACCTCACCAAGGCGCTGCGCGACCCGGGCTTCCCCGTCCAGGTCGACAACGACGCCAACCTCGCCGCCCTGGCCGAGCACCGCTTCGGGCCGCAGGCCGGCACGGCCGACCTGGTCTACCTCACCGGCGAGATCGGAGTGGGGGCCGGGGTCATCCTCGACGGGCGGCTGCGCCGCGGTGGGCAGGGCTTCGGCGGTGAGATCGGCCACCTCCAGCTCGACCCGCTCGGCGCCGAGTGCCGTTGCGGACGCCTGGGCTGCCTGGAGGCCGTCGCCGGGATCGGCGCCGTGCTGGAGCAGGCCGCGCTCTCGCCGGCCGACGTCGAGGCCGAGCTGGAGGAGGTGGTGCGCCTGGCCCGCGACGGCGACCCCCGCACGCTCACGATCCTGAAGAACGTGGGGCACAGCCTGGGCAAGGGCGTGGCGCTGGCCGCCAACCTGCTCAACCCCGAGGTCGTCATCCTGGGCGGCTACTACGTGCCGCTGGCGCCGTGGCTGCTGCCCGCGGTGGAGGCCGAGATGCGCGGACGCATGATCGCGCCGGACGCCGGGGGCTGCCGGGTCGTCGCCTCCACGCTCGGTTACGACGCCGCCGCCCTCGGTGGCGCGGCTCGGGTGCTGGATTCGGTGGATTCAGGGCGTTTGCCGCGGATCTCTTGA
- a CDS encoding extracellular solute-binding protein: MNDLPGGATTSRRGFLGLVGLSAVAVAGGGLLSACSAPSGPRPGSGGATAAAADKLTSLTPTYTPFPGIKPDIPGTVSTLPGVADVGGGFTSYPASPTAALTQKAGKGGSYKAMTPLWGPPPPALADNSYFQAVNADIGATVEFQITDGNVYGDKAIARLAAGDLPDIMVIPSWEIEKMADFNTAVDKAFEDLTPYLQGDRVKPYPLLANLPTAAWQWSVWNDKLMAVPFPTEPYPFGLLYRKDLFDKNGWNANPKTADELFRLGKEITDAKAKRWAFGSIHEMMWPTFRIPQEWRYEGGKLIHKYETPEFELMLEFMQKVFREELVHPNVVSSKGANEKDLIAAGQILVYRDGLGGWKELLQQHRGKNPGFSLGVFPVFAHDGGTPMMYHGTAAGIFTFVRKGLPKEKVEEILSILNWCAAPFGTKEYELSNFGVEGKHFTRDDKGTPQLTDLGRKEVAYTYGFLGGRPLYVDWSYPDAVKLNVEWQNATFPHLEKGPFDGIRIQRPSKYSGLQVPTEDKFTDIMRGRRPVSDAKQIVSEWRRDGGDEAREFYLKVLQDNGRA, from the coding sequence GTGAACGATCTCCCCGGAGGCGCGACGACCAGCCGCCGCGGCTTTCTCGGCCTGGTAGGACTCAGTGCCGTCGCGGTCGCGGGCGGCGGTCTGCTCAGCGCGTGTTCCGCCCCGAGCGGCCCCCGGCCCGGCAGCGGAGGAGCCACGGCCGCCGCGGCGGACAAGCTGACGTCGCTGACCCCCACCTACACCCCCTTCCCGGGGATCAAGCCCGACATCCCGGGAACCGTCTCCACCCTGCCGGGCGTCGCGGACGTCGGCGGCGGCTTCACCTCCTACCCGGCCAGCCCCACCGCCGCCCTCACCCAGAAGGCCGGCAAGGGCGGCTCCTACAAGGCCATGACCCCGCTGTGGGGGCCGCCGCCGCCCGCCCTGGCGGACAACTCCTACTTCCAGGCCGTCAACGCCGACATCGGGGCGACGGTCGAGTTCCAGATCACCGACGGCAACGTCTACGGCGACAAGGCGATCGCCCGGCTCGCCGCCGGCGACCTGCCGGACATCATGGTCATCCCGAGCTGGGAGATCGAGAAGATGGCGGACTTCAACACCGCCGTCGACAAGGCGTTCGAGGACCTCACCCCGTACCTGCAAGGCGACAGGGTCAAGCCGTACCCGCTGCTGGCCAACCTGCCGACCGCCGCCTGGCAGTGGTCGGTGTGGAACGACAAGCTCATGGCGGTGCCGTTCCCCACCGAGCCGTACCCGTTCGGGCTGCTCTACCGCAAGGACCTGTTCGACAAGAACGGCTGGAACGCCAACCCGAAGACCGCCGACGAGCTCTTCCGGCTCGGCAAGGAGATCACCGACGCCAAGGCCAAGCGCTGGGCGTTCGGCAGCATCCACGAGATGATGTGGCCCACCTTCCGCATCCCGCAGGAGTGGCGGTACGAGGGCGGCAAGCTCATCCACAAGTACGAGACGCCCGAGTTCGAGCTGATGCTGGAGTTCATGCAGAAGGTCTTCAGGGAGGAGCTGGTCCACCCGAACGTGGTCAGCAGCAAGGGCGCCAACGAGAAGGACCTGATCGCGGCCGGGCAGATCCTCGTCTACCGCGACGGCCTCGGCGGCTGGAAGGAACTGCTCCAGCAGCACCGGGGCAAGAACCCCGGCTTCAGCCTCGGCGTCTTCCCGGTCTTCGCCCACGACGGCGGCACGCCGATGATGTACCACGGCACCGCGGCGGGCATCTTCACCTTCGTCAGGAAGGGCCTGCCCAAGGAGAAGGTGGAGGAGATCCTCTCCATTCTCAACTGGTGCGCGGCGCCGTTCGGCACCAAGGAGTACGAGCTGTCGAACTTCGGTGTGGAGGGCAAGCACTTCACCCGCGACGACAAGGGCACCCCCCAGCTGACCGACCTCGGCCGCAAGGAGGTCGCCTACACCTACGGCTTCCTCGGCGGGCGCCCGCTCTACGTCGACTGGTCCTACCCGGACGCGGTCAAGCTCAACGTGGAGTGGCAGAACGCCACCTTCCCCCACCTGGAGAAGGGCCCGTTCGACGGGATCAGGATCCAGCGGCCGTCGAAGTACTCCGGGCTGCAGGTCCCCACCGAGGACAAGTTCACCGACATCATGCGCGGCCGGCGGCCCGTGAGCGACGCCAAGCAGATCGTCAGTGAGTGGCGCAGGGACGGCGGCGACGAGGCCCGCGAGTTCTACCTGAAGGTCCTGCAGGACAACGGCCGTGCTTAG
- a CDS encoding ABC transporter permease, which yields MLRDHAKTGPAGDLTSPAGTGVSKDVGNRAQRTRAAKRTERQPFLARLRRDWQLLLMALPAIGLLIVFHYVPLLGNVIAFQDYSPYVGIADSPWVGFSNFQWLMFDESFWDATLNTLAITTFQLVFYFPVPILLAVLLDSVVRPRLRLFIQGIVYMPHFFSWVLVVTLFQQMFGGAGLLSQTLRDHGYRGIDIMTNPDTFLVLVTAETIWKDAGWGTIIFLAALAAINQNLYEAAAVDGANRWRRMWHITLPGLRPVVVLLLILRLGEALNVGFEQFFLQRDAVGRDAAEVLDTFVYWRTLLTGEWSYGAAAGLVKGLVGLILILMANKVAHRFGEQGIYKRS from the coding sequence GTGCTTAGGGACCACGCGAAGACCGGGCCGGCGGGTGACCTGACCTCACCCGCCGGCACCGGCGTCTCCAAGGATGTCGGAAACAGGGCCCAAAGGACAAGAGCGGCAAAACGGACGGAACGCCAGCCGTTCCTCGCGCGGCTCCGGCGCGACTGGCAGCTGCTGCTGATGGCGCTGCCCGCGATCGGCCTGCTGATCGTGTTCCACTACGTCCCGCTGCTCGGCAACGTCATCGCCTTCCAGGACTACTCCCCCTACGTGGGCATCGCGGACAGCCCGTGGGTCGGCTTCAGCAACTTCCAGTGGCTGATGTTCGACGAGAGCTTCTGGGACGCCACGCTCAACACCCTGGCGATCACGACCTTCCAGCTCGTCTTCTACTTCCCGGTGCCGATCCTGCTGGCCGTGCTCCTGGACAGCGTGGTGCGGCCCCGGCTGCGGCTGTTCATCCAGGGCATCGTCTACATGCCCCACTTCTTCTCGTGGGTGCTGGTGGTCACGCTGTTCCAGCAGATGTTCGGCGGCGCCGGCCTGCTGTCGCAGACGCTGCGCGACCACGGCTACCGGGGCATCGACATCATGACGAACCCGGACACCTTCCTTGTGCTGGTGACGGCGGAGACGATCTGGAAGGACGCCGGCTGGGGGACGATCATCTTCCTGGCGGCGCTGGCCGCCATCAACCAGAACCTCTACGAGGCCGCCGCCGTGGACGGCGCGAACCGCTGGCGGCGGATGTGGCACATCACCCTGCCCGGCCTGCGTCCGGTGGTCGTCCTGCTGCTGATCCTGCGCCTCGGCGAGGCGCTGAACGTCGGCTTCGAGCAGTTCTTCCTTCAGCGCGACGCGGTCGGCCGGGACGCCGCCGAGGTGCTGGACACCTTCGTGTACTGGCGCACGCTGCTGACCGGCGAATGGAGCTACGGCGCCGCGGCGGGCCTGGTCAAGGGCCTGGTCGGGCTGATCCTCATCCTGATGGCCAACAAGGTCGCCCACCGATTCGGCGAGCAGGGAATCTACAAACGATCATGA
- a CDS encoding carbohydrate ABC transporter permease — MTTLPPWAERPSRAGLFLKGLVLTLIVAGVLFPIYMVVLTSLSTQETVSQAGGLVTVPGELSFAAYEELFAGGVVTRSVLVSLGVTVVGTAISLVVTVLAAYGLSRPGSLLHRPMLFLVLLTFLFGPGLIPNYLLVSSLGLIDSYWSLILPGAVTAFNLVVMRAFFMNIPEEVSDSARIDGASEFRILRTIVLPMSKGVTAVIGLFYAVGYWNSFFNAVLYLNDNAKWPLQVVLRQYVLQGQALVVGQSSNSTIAGQALPPSLAIQMAIVVVALLPVLFVYPFVQRHFTKGVIIGAIKG; from the coding sequence ATGACGACTCTTCCCCCCTGGGCCGAGCGGCCGAGCCGCGCCGGCCTGTTCCTCAAGGGCCTGGTCCTCACGCTCATCGTGGCGGGCGTGCTGTTCCCGATCTACATGGTCGTGCTGACCAGCCTGTCCACGCAGGAGACGGTCTCACAGGCGGGCGGCCTGGTCACGGTGCCGGGCGAGCTGTCCTTCGCCGCGTACGAGGAGCTGTTCGCGGGCGGCGTGGTGACCAGGTCGGTGCTGGTCAGCCTCGGGGTGACCGTGGTGGGCACGGCGATCAGCCTGGTCGTCACCGTGCTGGCCGCCTACGGGCTGTCGCGGCCCGGCTCGCTGCTGCACCGGCCGATGCTGTTCCTGGTGCTGCTGACGTTCCTGTTCGGCCCCGGCCTGATCCCCAACTACCTGCTGGTCAGCTCGCTCGGGCTGATCGACTCGTACTGGTCGCTGATCCTGCCCGGCGCGGTCACCGCGTTCAACCTCGTGGTCATGCGGGCGTTCTTCATGAACATCCCGGAGGAGGTGAGCGACAGTGCCCGCATCGACGGGGCGAGCGAGTTCCGCATCCTGCGCACGATCGTGCTGCCCATGTCGAAGGGCGTCACGGCCGTCATCGGCCTGTTCTACGCGGTCGGCTACTGGAACTCCTTCTTCAACGCCGTGCTCTACCTGAACGACAACGCCAAGTGGCCGCTCCAGGTAGTGCTGCGCCAGTACGTGCTCCAGGGCCAGGCGCTGGTCGTGGGCCAGAGCAGCAACAGCACGATCGCCGGTCAGGCGCTGCCCCCGAGCCTGGCGATCCAGATGGCCATCGTCGTCGTCGCGTTGCTGCCGGTGCTGTTCGTCTACCCGTTCGTCCAGCGGCACTTCACCAAGGGAGTGATCATCGGGGCCATCAAGGGGTAG
- a CDS encoding DUF262 domain-containing protein, protein MSSGLDTRPSATTYDVEKLVGMAWRGQIRVPHFQRDFRWGREDVIRLFDSIVKGYPVGSLLLWVRPAAEQILTLGALRIEAPRMDPSLWVVDGQQRITSLANALHEEGGRDPRFALAYDLRNERFIPRPTAEDPHVVPLPILFDLRKVLRWFTAYPGIPSSFQDRAFNLTTVLRQYPMPAYQVEQESAEVLQDIFDRMNNYGKRLSKAEIFSALYAGEESAQDRTLTIDLIATHVDEQFGFGRIDNDTVLRAMLARRGPDPEREIRTEFDDENRREVIEFPGEDRDTAYQAGEEALARAVRFLQNEVGVPHFSLLAYRYLLIVLTRVFAHFPDPDPANRRLLRRWYWRAALLGPEIFKGSSTGASRALCAKIQPSSLSESVQSLLNTLNRPAPPLPELRRFRTNEAATKITLCSWWALTPRDPSTGALSDRIQLAECLTDRPTAADAVRYILPSRLVPEKYRLWAANRVLLPSMGQEAGKNVGDVLANPPITMDEGTWLKVLDSHLITPEMATLLQNDQVVPFLQGRQSNLISIVKSFLDRMCEWRFENTPPISDLLIEDLPGDEPALPDEEFHASD, encoded by the coding sequence ATGAGCAGCGGGCTGGACACCCGTCCCAGCGCCACGACCTACGATGTGGAAAAATTGGTCGGCATGGCCTGGCGCGGCCAAATCCGGGTTCCGCACTTCCAGCGAGATTTTCGGTGGGGGCGTGAAGATGTCATCCGGCTTTTCGACAGCATTGTCAAAGGCTATCCGGTCGGCAGCCTTCTCCTCTGGGTGCGGCCCGCTGCGGAACAGATCCTCACTCTCGGAGCACTGCGGATCGAGGCTCCCCGAATGGATCCGTCGTTGTGGGTCGTCGACGGCCAACAGCGGATTACGAGCCTGGCCAACGCCCTGCACGAGGAGGGGGGACGGGACCCGAGGTTCGCGCTGGCTTATGACTTGAGGAACGAGAGGTTCATACCCCGGCCGACGGCCGAGGACCCTCACGTCGTTCCACTGCCCATCCTGTTCGATCTTCGTAAAGTCCTTCGCTGGTTCACCGCCTACCCGGGTATCCCTTCTTCCTTCCAGGACCGGGCGTTCAACCTGACCACAGTCCTGCGGCAGTACCCCATGCCCGCCTACCAGGTGGAGCAGGAAAGCGCCGAAGTCCTCCAGGACATCTTCGACCGGATGAACAACTACGGAAAGCGCCTGAGCAAAGCGGAAATCTTTTCCGCCCTCTACGCGGGCGAAGAGTCGGCGCAAGACAGAACACTCACCATCGACCTGATCGCCACCCATGTCGATGAACAGTTCGGCTTCGGCCGCATCGACAACGACACGGTCCTGCGCGCGATGCTCGCCAGGCGAGGACCGGATCCCGAACGTGAGATCCGGACAGAATTCGACGATGAGAACCGCAGGGAAGTCATCGAGTTCCCGGGGGAAGATCGTGACACGGCCTACCAGGCGGGAGAGGAGGCGCTGGCACGGGCAGTCCGCTTCCTCCAGAACGAGGTGGGCGTGCCACATTTCAGCCTGCTCGCCTACCGATACCTGTTGATCGTGCTCACCCGGGTCTTCGCTCATTTCCCCGACCCAGATCCAGCTAACCGAAGATTGCTGCGGCGTTGGTACTGGCGGGCGGCGTTGCTGGGGCCGGAGATCTTCAAGGGCAGCAGCACCGGTGCGAGCAGGGCACTCTGCGCCAAAATTCAGCCCAGCTCCCTTAGTGAGTCCGTGCAGAGCCTTCTCAACACCCTCAACCGGCCCGCACCGCCGTTGCCCGAGCTCCGAAGGTTCAGAACCAACGAGGCGGCCACCAAGATCACATTGTGTTCCTGGTGGGCGCTGACGCCAAGAGACCCCAGCACAGGAGCGCTCAGCGATCGCATCCAACTTGCCGAATGCCTCACCGATCGGCCCACCGCAGCGGATGCGGTGCGCTACATTCTTCCCAGCCGGCTGGTACCGGAGAAGTACCGGCTGTGGGCGGCCAACCGTGTCTTGCTTCCGTCGATGGGACAGGAAGCGGGTAAGAACGTCGGCGACGTCCTGGCGAATCCACCGATCACCATGGACGAAGGCACCTGGTTGAAAGTTCTCGATTCCCATCTGATCACCCCGGAAATGGCGACTCTTCTCCAAAACGACCAGGTTGTCCCATTCCTTCAGGGGCGGCAGAGCAATCTCATATCCATCGTCAAGAGCTTCCTCGACCGCATGTGCGAATGGAGGTTCGAGAATACTCCACCCATCTCCGATCTCCTGATCGAAGATCTTCCCGGCGATGAACCAGCCCTCCCCGACGAGGAATTCCATGCCTCCGACTGA
- a CDS encoding type II toxin-antitoxin system HipA family toxin, which yields MPPTESRYAVVLGDERVGTLYQRGDFTRFVFLESYLLNPSRAILGLNFEQNLTGRHAAALRLPPWFSNLLPEGVLRDWIATDRGVSADREMELLAQVGHDLPGAVRVLPCEGEEDAFEDPGLSLTGTDKRTVQEDLHLEMRFSLAGVALKFSMLAEDHRLTLPAFGQGGDWIVKLPDRAYPDVPRNEYAMMSLAAAVGIDVPEVRLYRRDELDTLPSRVWPGDETLAYAVRRFDRGENRQPIHIEDLAQVRGVYPSEKYLGNYETVAALVYRLHDISALQEFARRLAFTVLISNGDAHLKNWSLVYRNPVSPTLSPAYDLVCTAAYMGEGETLGMKFAGSRRFDGVTVGTFRRLERRLCAEGAGLEDVVVELVSRVRSVLPMCDELLAEAPQVRQCVASSVARASRTLLSTTKIA from the coding sequence ATGCCTCCGACTGAGTCGCGTTATGCCGTCGTCCTGGGCGACGAGCGCGTGGGCACGCTGTATCAGCGTGGCGATTTCACTCGATTCGTATTCTTGGAGAGTTACCTTCTGAATCCGAGCCGGGCGATCCTGGGGCTTAACTTCGAGCAGAACCTGACCGGCAGGCACGCCGCCGCGCTCCGACTTCCGCCGTGGTTCTCCAACCTTCTACCTGAGGGTGTGCTTCGAGATTGGATCGCGACTGATCGAGGGGTTTCAGCAGACCGAGAGATGGAACTGCTCGCCCAGGTCGGCCACGATCTGCCGGGAGCGGTCCGGGTGCTGCCCTGCGAAGGCGAGGAGGACGCTTTTGAAGATCCCGGCTTGAGCCTCACAGGCACGGACAAGCGGACGGTTCAAGAAGACCTCCATCTTGAGATGCGCTTCTCCCTCGCGGGCGTGGCACTCAAGTTCTCCATGCTTGCCGAAGACCACCGGCTCACGCTTCCTGCTTTCGGTCAGGGTGGCGACTGGATTGTCAAGCTTCCCGACCGGGCCTATCCCGACGTTCCCCGTAACGAATACGCGATGATGTCACTGGCCGCCGCCGTCGGCATCGACGTACCCGAAGTCCGCCTCTATCGGCGCGACGAACTTGACACGCTCCCCTCGAGGGTATGGCCTGGTGACGAAACCCTGGCTTATGCCGTGCGCCGTTTCGATCGAGGCGAAAATCGCCAACCCATCCACATCGAAGATCTCGCCCAGGTTCGCGGGGTCTACCCCAGTGAGAAATATCTCGGAAACTATGAGACGGTGGCCGCGCTAGTTTACCGCCTCCATGATATTTCGGCCTTACAGGAGTTCGCCAGGCGGCTCGCTTTCACTGTGTTGATCTCTAATGGAGACGCGCACTTGAAGAACTGGTCCCTTGTCTACCGGAATCCGGTGAGTCCCACCCTGTCTCCTGCCTATGATCTCGTTTGTACAGCCGCTTATATGGGTGAGGGGGAAACCCTTGGTATGAAATTCGCGGGCTCGCGACGTTTCGACGGGGTCACCGTCGGCACCTTCCGACGACTGGAGCGGCGCCTGTGCGCAGAAGGGGCCGGACTGGAAGATGTGGTCGTAGAACTGGTGAGCCGAGTGCGCTCAGTATTGCCGATGTGTGACGAACTCCTTGCGGAGGCACCGCAGGTTCGCCAGTGCGTGGCTTCGAGCGTCGCAAGAGCCAGCCGAACGCTGCTCTCCACAACCAAAATCGCATGA
- a CDS encoding MerR family transcriptional regulator: MVQLPFDDEHAPLYSVGQVADMLNVEQAFLRRLDEYDVVRPARSPGGQRRYTRHEIGHLQNAIALIGEGMSLTAVRRIFELQQEVAALRAELAGERAAREGRSGGTPSGG, from the coding sequence ATGGTCCAGCTGCCCTTCGACGACGAGCACGCGCCGCTCTACTCGGTCGGCCAGGTGGCCGACATGCTCAACGTCGAGCAGGCGTTCCTGCGCCGCCTCGACGAGTACGACGTGGTCCGCCCCGCCAGGTCCCCGGGCGGCCAGCGCCGTTACACCCGTCACGAGATCGGCCACCTGCAGAACGCCATCGCGCTCATCGGCGAGGGGATGAGCCTCACCGCCGTCCGCCGCATCTTCGAGCTGCAGCAGGAGGTCGCCGCCCTGAGGGCCGAGCTGGCCGGGGAGCGCGCCGCCCGTGAGGGCCGGTCCGGGGGCACGCCCTCGGGCGGCTGA